CAGTTCTTGGCCTCGTGGCTCGACTTCTTCCCTTGCCCCAGCTGCCAGGACCTTGCTTGTGCTCTTCCTTCCCACAGCTGAGAGGCAGATTTGCTGCTGCACTCGGCTGCACAGGAGCCAAAGTCTGCCTTTTCAGCTGTGCCTGGGAGCGTGTCACCCTTCTCCTGAAATGAAGGAATCCTTCCTGTCACCACAGGGCTTTGGCTGGGAAGCACAGTGGTGTCTTGGcttgctgtggctgctgtgtttTCACACCTGAACACCCGCCCTCCTTTTCCAAGtccacctctgctgctgggaTAGTGTTTCCATATTGTTCCTCAAGTATAGCTTGGGAAACAAAAGAGCTGTTGCTGTGTCTGCATCATACATGTACATATGTCTCTATATTTTATGTAGATTCATGTCTGTGTGTGCTGATGCTGCTGTGCCTGCCTtcatgctgctgctctgcagccccggatgggatgggatggatggctCAGGATGGGATGGATGGCTCAGGATGGGATGGGTGCTGAGCTGAGGCTGCCCCCAGTTTCCACCTCTGCAGCTTTGCCTTTTTATTCCCTATTCCTCAAGATGCTCCTTCCTCCTTGGCACACCCACCATGTTCATAGACATGCTCTCCCAGCCGGACTTTGACTCCTATGATCTGTCAACTCTCCGGGGAGGTAAGTCCCAGAATTCAAATGGAAAACTCCTGAGAACCAGCATAGTCCTGGTTCCCTGCTGGGAAGctgtatttttagttttgtgAGCACACGTCTCTTCTGGTGGGAAAAATCTAGTTGCATGAGCCTTGTGTTTCCCCTGTTAATTTGATgctacatttattttccttgggaaatCCTTCCATCATGGTGTATTTTAGGACTTCTTCATCTGAAGGCAGTCTAGGAAAGGACCTTTCTATTTTAGCTACAAGGGGTGGTGTCAAGAGCAGCTTGATTTTCCTTGCCTCTCCAGCCACCACCATGTGGCAGCAGATGCTTTCTGTGTCTCAGGCTAGTGCAGTCCATAAAGCAGAGCCAAGTTCAGATTTTTCTCTCAGACCTGAAGTTTCCTGCCTCTTTCTGAAGTCACTCATCCCCGTGCTGGAGGGTGTGATACAATCAATGTGCTGGAGCTTCCTCTCTTGTCACAGCCCACTTTGGAAATAGCTGGGCAGACCACCAGTCCTATTGAGGCAATTATAGTGCAGAGAGAATGTGGTGCTGGAgcataaggaaatattttagcaAGTTACCTAATCATCTCTGCTATGTGCACAATGATCCTGTCTCATCCTGTTCCCCACCAAAGCCCATTTGTTACCCCACCCTCTTGCTCTGTCATCCTAGGTTGGAACAGGTGGCAGTGGGATCTACCTTCTCCCAAAAGGGCTGCTCTGTGCAAGGCAAGAGGAAAGGTTTTTGCTTTTATGGTGATGATTGATGAGAGTGTTTGTCCCACTATAAAAATGTGCCTCTTTCTACTATGAATCTTTAAATTTTTGGAGAACTGTAGGTTGGACTAGGTTTGAATTATATTTTCCTGTTGAGAAAGGCAAATTTGCCTTGCTGCAGCCTTTGCTTCTAGAACAACTAAGACCTGTATAAAAAGATTTAGGAAGTACTTTGACAGGGACCAGTGTATCCCACTGGTCTTGTCAGCATTAAATCTGGGAGTGGAGAGCTGTTTGAGGGACCCTCCTGGGAGTAAATAGCTAGTTTCCAagatattttcctctttcttccagGAATTATTGCAGGCTCTCCTGTCCCCCCTGAGACCATGAGGACAATTATCACCAAGATGCACATGCCAGAGCTCGTGGTGAGTTGTGGTGGCTGTGATCAGACCTGCCAGGGGTGTTTGTCACAGTGAGACACTGAGTTGGGGTGTCTCTGGACCACAGTGGTTCCTGGTggtcctggagctgctgggatcaGGCTGAAGAGGGAACTGATGCATTTCCTAGGCACGTCTGGCCATCTACATGCAAATGGCTAAGCCAGAAAAGAACCATTTCGTTTTGccataaaggaaattaatttggtACCATGCTGCTTCCCAAGGCTGAGGAAGTCAGATTAGGCTGTTGTTTTTGGCAGACCCTGACTGCACCAGCAGTAGGGTTttgcagggacagctctgtgctctgccacAGACCAGGAGAATTCAGGGCATCTGTCCTGAAGCTGTCTTGGATGCAGCCAGGTTTTTTCCTGGATATGATGTTCTTAATGCTAAGCTAGAAACACCACGGACAGCCTTGGTGCTGCTGCTTGTGCTCTGTCAGGTGACAGCTACCTATTTTTATAGTAAACTTGAATTTGGcctcacaaaatattttcaagcatTCCTGTGAGAGCTCAGGACTCATTAGGTGTCACATGTTCCTGTTTTGTAGCaagagaaataataaaaccCTCCCAAACAGTTGCTCTGCCCATGGGATAAAGAGGATTAAGTCTATATTTGTGCCACTGGTCTCATGTTACTCCTGATCCCTCCAGCTCTCAGGCAGACACACAGAGACTTGATTTCATCTTTGCAGCAAGAGCTTTATACAGAAGATGTACATAAGAAAATATACAATTCGATTTCTATATAGGAGGCAGAGGAGTTTTCATCCTCTTAAAGGTCATTTACACTGTTACAGAGGAATAAATagacatatatttatataactCTTTAGGATTAAAAAACATAGTTGAATTGCAACTGTGGAATTGAAATAGCTGTGACAATAAACCATAGTCATCCTGGTGTCCTGCTAGATCCTCTGGAGTGTGggtgggaaggagaggaggagggtgcCTGAGCCAACTGCACCACGCACACCTTCTCCTCTTGGACATTTTGGTGACCCCACAGAGTGGGAGGGAAATCCAGCCTTCAGATGGATCAGATTCCAGTTCCAGTTTTGGGTGTTCCCAGTACTGCTTCCCCTAAAGGACTTCTGGCCAATTTTGGGAGATTGCTGCCTCAGAGCCACTTGGTCACTGCTTCACCTGTTCCCTCAGCCCTGGCCTGCAGGGATCCCCTCTGTGGGTAGGCAGGGGAGTCTCTTTGCATGGGTTGAGACCAATTTTCCTTATCAAGCAGCTGGGGGAGGGATGCTCCTGCTTCCCCATttgctccctctgctctggaatGGGAGAGACAGCGGCCAGCTGGTTGACCAGGGATGTGGGTTATGTTTCTTCTGGGAAAGATGACTGTTCTACCAGCAGGATCTAGCCTAGCTTGTCTTAGTATGGGCATGCATAGTTTAGTTTTCAAAAAGGcctcttttaaaatacatagaTGTCGGAAAAGACTGAGAAGGTGGATTCCATCCTTGTGATCAGCAGAGAAGCAGGGATTCAGAGGAGGCTGCAGGTGTTCATATATGTCAGGAGTATTTCCTGACAGGTAGGAGAAGCTCAAGGAAGGACTCGGAAGTCAGTAGTTTTCTGATGGCTGAAGTGACCGGTCACCAGGACGGGCCATGCTGGAGCCTGCTGGcattaaaaaagagagaaggcCACACCTTTAAGGAGATTTTTCCAGCAGAGCAGTAAACTTGTAACATTTGCCTATTTTTAAATCAGTGGATGAAGCCCATGCTTGAAAGTGAAGAGTTTGAGCCAAGGAGCTGTTACAGCTGAGGAATGGGTTTGTCCTGTCCCTGAGCTCCTCTGCCAACTCTGGGTGACTCCTGGGGATCTTACCCAAAGTGCTGATGGGCAGGGAGCACTTTCTTGGCAAAGGGAGGAAACTCAGAGTGAAATTTTCAAGTGGACTATTTTGATGCCCTGATTCTGAAAATCCAGGGCAAGTATAGTCTTAGAAACGACCAAGCAGCTTTCCATCTTAAATATAGCCCGTGACCCAAGTCAGTCCTCATCCCTGAAATACAGACCTCTGTCTGTGACAGCTGCCTGGCTCTCAAGGGATGCATGATGAAGTCAGAGGTACTTTCATAAAATTCATGCTCACCACACTGGAGTGGGTTTGTGTAGCTGCATTTTGGCACTGACACCTGAAGGCACTGAGCTTTATCTTCTGCAAGACTAGAATAAATAGTTCCCTATTTCATTAGCACTTGTAAACTTGTTTGAGGGAGCTGGATGGAAagtgctacagaaaaaaaacaggtcATGGTTTTCTTACTTTCACCATGGAGGAGTGAACTGGGATCAAGTTTAGGCAGGGAAAGACAATTAAGAAGGGTCAGACCTGTAAATAAACTAAGTTTGAGTACTGTGGTTTAGAAAACTGAAGTTTTTCCGTGCTTAGTGCAGAACTTTTCCTGCCCTGTATGGAATGACTGGTATTTCCATCTCTAATCCATAAAACCTTCTGGCACTACAAGAGAAATAATCACTTGAGAAAGGCgcagagcagctggcagaaTCCCTGACATTTTGGTCATAAATTTCCTTTCTCCACCCTGATGTGCATATCCTTAGTGAAGTGGGGATCAAAAGGCCATAACACGGCACAATGCCCACCTCTTTCCATACAATGCAGTGCAGGATCACTGCACTTGGCTTAACAAATGAgcaaaggtcccttccccaaGACCTTACAAACTTCCAGGCTCATTCAAAGTTCTCTGGAATCCCAGGCCTATTTCTGGGATGGCAAAAAGTAAAACGCTTGGGGTGGAGTGATGACAATTGTGGCTTTTTTGCTCCTCTGCAGGCTGAACTTAATACCCCTTGGTAGTTTCCAGCTGTGGAAGGTGTCTGTGTGATCAGTTTTCATAGTTGGTGTTGGTTTTGGTAGCTGTTAGCAAAAGTTCATTGCTGGAGGGGAAGGCAGCCTGGTCTCTGAATCACCTCCTGGCTAAGGACACCTTACCCAAAGAATATTTGCTGTCTTGAACCTCCCTCCTCTGGGATACTTATTTGAAGACAACAGCCgttgtttttaaatgtttaattgtttttaattgtttttaaagaCCCGACTGTCTTGGAGGGAATTGTAATTGTGGAAAAGCAGCTGGGTCAAGAGCTGCTCCTTATGAAAGGTAACTTTCATGGGCAGTCTGGGGCCAGACTTCCCAGCAATGCCCTGCCCTGGATTTCACATCAGACCTGGAGGACCTTTATAGGGCAAAGGGCTGAGCATCTCCAGTTGATTAGAAAAGTAAGGTTTGTGTGGTCCCAGCTCAGGGTAGGAGTCAGCTAAACACGCCTTTGTTTTGATATATAGTGTCTATCCCTTTTGCATAACAATTACACCTTGACTTGAAATGGGGCTTTGGTGTTAGGACAGGTATGTGTCACCACAGTGCCTGAAGCGTGACTGAGGCTTAAACCCTGAAGGTTTTGAAGTAATTCTGTGTGTATTTTCAGGATCCTTACTTCTCTATTTCATATTCACTTGCATGTTTTGTCCttaattcctgccccaggcctCTCTTTAGCCCTATATTTTTTCACAGAGTTGATCCTATCCCTGATGCTACAGGCAGGTTCTCTGCTATGGGAGCTCGTGCAGCCAGGAGATGGTGCAGCTCTTAGCACAGACATCTGTGGCTGGATGGATAGCTGCTGTAGGCCAAACCCTGGTGGCATTTAAGACTGGTGCCACAAAAGGTGCAGGGGCTTCTGGTGCAACTAAAGGGGAACCATCTTACGTGTTTAATGGCGGCTCCCCTTCCTGGACCTCTTGGTGGGCAGCTTGCAGGAGCGGAGGGCCGGGGTGTCCCTGATGGGCTGTCCCCGGTACTGGGCTGGCGTGGAGCAGCTGTCCTCAGCACGGGTGCGGTTCCCTTTCAGCCACCTGTGAcacagggaggaaggaagggaggaactTGAGAAAGGGGCAAaccacgggcatcagagagagctgccagctgtgcccgCCGTGTCCTGGCGCAGGCTGGGCTGCGGCGGTGCCGTACTTGCGCAGAGGTGccagctggcagctgcagtgccaggggttTCGGGAGATTGTCAGCGTCTCCATCTTGTCAAAAGGGAAGTTTCGGGGCAGTTGGGTGAGCCGGTTGTTCTCCACGTGGGCGGTTTTCAGCGCGGTCACGCCGGCGAACGCGTTGTCTGCAAACTGAAGCACAAAGGTTTCTGGTGAGGAACGTGGAGGTGGGGAATGGGGACTCCTAACCTGAGCTCCTCTGTTCCAGACTTTGAGTGTCATAAGAACAAGGCACTGGGACGTGTTGCCTAGAGAAGTGTCGGAATCcgtgctattgatgattctgagattgtagaaagtctctgtctttgaGCCCTGtagccaaagcagaagccataattggtctgtgctggtttccaggttgtttattctgtttatctctcacatgttctgctgccctgcccagctctgtcctgcagggcagcgtgtggggctctgccctcagtgggatgtgacaaacattcaataccagaaactccctgggctggatttacaataatgtgccaatatctgtcacctatgttggacagtgtgtccccagcctgaaccaacagaaaaatgccaacaccacagtgaaacatggagggcatgaagagggataaaaaggacaaggcacaccaaatttcctccatcttgtcccctttggacccctaatctagaatcctaaaattttacttttgcacctgtgccacacttaattattacttatatcaaacactcagagcttgtaatttatcctgtaagattgaaaactcttttccatggccagagatcacagccagtgtctctgggggctctgtccaggggggttcctgacccctgccagggttccagacctgccagggcagacAGAGGGATGTCCTGTACTCCCACAGAGAAGTTGCGAATGTGCTGTGCCTGGAAgcgttcaaggccaggttggacagaacttggagcaacctggtgtccttgcccatgtcAGGGGCTTTTGGAaagagatgatctttaatgccccttccagcccaggtTATTCTATCATTCTATGAAGCATGGAGAGAGCAAGTGAAGAAGCTGTGAACAGGGATTTGGCTTGCTGGACACTGTATACTTGAGAGGCAGCAGACTGGTGGGCTCGTGGTTGATGGAGTGTCCTACAAGGAGAGATATGTCCCAAATCcatgtgggattgtctttgcagCCCCATCCCTAAATAAATTGAAGTCTGGCaaccctttttatttttgagccATACTTCTCCATTCTAAATGAAGATATATTCTCATCTATTCCTTTCTAAGGCTGGAAATCCTCCCAAGGCCTGTTGCCTTGCCTGGAGCGACTGAAGGAGGAGTGTTTGTGGCCTCTGAAGGGGCTGTAGACTttggcagtgcctgggggcTCTGAGTGGAAATTTACACTTGGCATTTGAGCAATGCAGAAATACAGGCAGGTTTCCAGCACCTCAGCCTCCtccattttttctcatttccagtgggtttttttcacaagGGATGCTGTAAAATTTGTGCTTTCTTGGTTGATAGAGAGGCTTTAAGGTAGAGTCTCCCTTAAGAAAGCTGTCAAAAAGCAAGAGAGGCTGTAGAGCTGACTTTGCAgccctctcctctcttccctgAGGCCTCATCCCTGATGTTTTTCAGCCCATGGTTATTCAAGTTGGAAAGTTGTTGAAAGCAAACCCCTGAACAGGAACTTCCATGGCAGTGGCAGACAGGAGAGGGGCTCCCTGACAAAGCACAAAGCTCTTCTTAGCTATGACAAACCATTTCTCCTCCCTCTCAATGTGGGGGGGAAGTTTTCTCTAAAGGTTGGAGAGGACACTTGCTAGGTCTTCCCAAAGCCCCAGGACCTGTGCTCCCATTTCTGAAAAGAACCTTGCACTTCTCATGGACCATCAGGGCGTGTTCATGCTCCCTAAACTGAAAAGCTTGACGGAGGAAATGCACTATTTTAAGCCATGAACTTTTGTCATCTCCCAAATTAAGCATTGCTGGATGGGGTTAGAGCATAGCCAGATCCTTGTAGCTGTTGGACAGTCAGTATTGGTCTTCTCCTTCCAAAAGTGAGCTAACCCCAGGAGGTTGGACTGTGCTGATAGTGGAGCTGCTCTGAGGGATGCTGGCACGCCGTGCAGAGGGCTGGGAAGGCTGGACAGTGGTGTTACTGTCTCAGCTGCTcattcctctcccagccccatgAGAAGAGTTCACATCTGCTGCTAACAGCTACAGAGCCGCCTGCCAGACCGTGTCTTTGGGAAGAAAAGGGTGATTTTTATCCCTCATTTAGATGGAGGTTTACTGCTGTTGAGTTATTTTATGCTGAATACACAGATGGGGGTGCTTGTCTCATGTTGAGGTACAAGGAGGGTCCTGGCctgtgcagcacagccctgtgggGTCTGGTGTGGGTCTGTGATGCTGGGGGGGAATGGGAGCTCCAGCTTTTGCTCAGGCTCTCCCTTTTGCTCAGCTGTAATTTAGGCTGGAGTAGAATTGCGTGGGTTTACACTTGGTCAGCTCAAAAATCTTGCAGGCATGCAGGGAAGAGCTAAGGACAGCATGTTTGTGGAGGAGAAAGGGCTACAGTAAAGATGCCAGCAGTACCTAGAGCATTTGGTGGTGATTCCCTGGATCGTGTGGCCTCTGTGATTAGATGTCTCTTAGCAGTGCAAAGTTCACACGTGGGCTGTTTGGGTATGAGGCCTTTGAAGATTTGAAGGGAAAATTAGATGGAAGCTTTGTATTTGCAAGCTCTAAAGTTGCACCCCTATTAGTGCTGATCCCATAAACTGATGTCCTGTTGGGCTGctggggaggaaaggaggcACTGGCTGCACAAGAGCCTTTTATGTTCCTACTTACAGGTGgtcactgtaaaaaaaaatcctttttgctGGCTAGAATTGTTAACCATTGGTTCTTGGTCAAACCAAGGATGCTTGTTTCCCTGGAACATCCCAAACTCTAATTTCTTCAACATGTAACTTGGAAACTCTGATATCTCTAGCTGGTACAACATTAGACTGCAATATTTGATTGAAAGTGCCTTAGAACTGAGTCTACAAAAGTGCTGTAACAGAACATTTAAGATCTTGCCTAGTGAGGTAAATGAATCCTTTTCAAGTGTTGAGTTTGCTCAGTCTCATACTGGAGAGGTTAATGATCAGAGTGGACAAGGCAAATAAATACTTAAATACTGAATAAATACTTAAATACTGAAGTTACTACTGAACTGGTTTAGTTAGTGTTGTTCTGCACCTGAACAAGCTGTAATTCCAGTTTTTGAGCTTTTTTGGATTCTATCTCCCTTTGAAAACtctgtggtttttttgcatttcttgtAGCTTGCATGTGATCTGCTCATCACTGTGAGACTGAGTTGTGAAGAAATTCTCTTTTTCatcccatcttcctgcatgtgGTGGGTGTTGCTTTGCCGTGCAGTCCCACCCTGCCTCACCTGAAAGCTCTTTGGTTTTCCTGGCAAAGCATCATCCCAGGGAGATCtgttctgctctgcctgcaccACCCTGTCTTTCCAGCCCTGGGGGACTCACCCGGGACATCAGGCTGCATCAGGATGCTGTGCTGGcttctgcagcactgcctggctTTTCAAAGTGATTCCCTGAGTGTGATACTCCTGACTGTGGATCCTGCTTTCTCACAGAAAAAGGAGGGGGTTGTTTTGCCCTTCAGGATACCTGAAtgtccctcctcccctccagtGGGAACAGGGCTCCTTTGTAAGATGCTGGGAGAGTTCCTTTTGAGAGAGCATCAATAAACAAACCTTTCTTTGTAACGTGTCAGGTTGGGAGGCACTGGGGAGGTGAAGGTCTGTACCTCTACCTGTCTGCAAGGCAGGGGGAAGAAACCAGGACTGTTCACAGCCCCTCCAAGGAGCCTCCCTCCCCTGATCTACAGCAGGTACCTGGGCTGAGCACAGGAGGCAGAGCAGTTCAGCTCTGCAAGGTGGAAGTGCGCTCCACCATGAGGGACGTGCTCACCTCTCATCCCTCACCTTGTTTCTGTGAGTATGGAAGGTTCCTATTTGTCCTGGAGCATCCCAGATACCTTTCTCGGTGTCTGGTGTCGCCTCCAGTCTGGGAGGGAATGCACTGCCTTGCATCCATCCAGAGGGCCTAATCAGTTCCAGATAACTTGGTTTTGCATAAATAACAGAGGGGTGGGGTGTGCTCTCTCATCCCTCGCTTGAGCCACATCAGGGTGTAGTCAGTGccttgctgcctgcagagcctACAGATCTGCATCTCCCCTCTCCTCTGTAAGGGAGGATCAGCAAACCAAGGGCTTAGtaaaggggaagaaaagcaaGCCCCATGCTTCTGATCTGGAGCAAGTGGAAGGAGAAGAGACTCACCTTCTTCAGTTTCATGTTGTCCAGGTGGAGTGTCTGCAGGTATCGCCCAAAGGACTGGAAGGCGTTGTCAGGGATGACCTCAATTGGGTTGTGAGAAAGTTTGAGTTCCTCCAGCACTCTCAGCTTACTCATTGCATTCACAGGGTAGCTGCTCAGCTGGTTCTTGTCCAGGTGGAGGACAGCAAGGTTTTCTACATCCTCCATGGCCCCAGGTAGGAGGTTGGTGAGGGAGTTATCGGAGAGGAAGAGCCAGCGCAGATCTTTAGCCCCATTGAAGACCCCTGGTTTCAGCTCCTGGATTTTATTGCTGCCCAAGTGCAGGATGAAGAGGTTGACAAGAGGGGAGAGGAGCCCTTTGGGTAGGTCTGGGATCTTATTCTTGTCCAGGTACAGGTAGGTGAGATCAGAGAGATCATCAAAGGCTCCTGGCTTTATGACACTGATCTGATTGTCAGTGAGGTAGAGGTAGACCAGGCTCTTGAGCCCCCGGAAGGCTCCGGTGGAGATCTCCTTAATGCGAGAGCTCTGGAGGTGCAGGGACACCAGCTTCTTCATGTCACGGAAGCCGTTGGTGGGCAGGATGGGGAAGTTGTTCCTCTGCAGGTTGAGCAGCCGCGTCTGCTCGGGCACTTTGGGGATCTTCTTCAGCCCCACGTTGTCACAGATGACGTGCTGCAGGTCTCCGCCGTGGCAGTGGCAGCTGGGGGGACATGCCTGCATGGTGGAGACGAGACATGCCAGCAGGCTGAGGACAGTGAGGAGGAAGCCTGACCCATTCATGGTCAGATCTGGAATTAAGTGTGGTGGGAAGAGAAGCGGGAGGAGGAGAGTGACGggtgggagagagagagagagagtaaCCGGGTTTGCAGCATACTGAACACAGCCCTATTTATAATgttattaaaaagcaaaatcccTTCCCACAAACCACAGGCAGCAGCCAGTTGGAAACAACTGGCTTTGGGAACTTACTGTGAGCTTAACCCCTTGGCACCAGGCAGAGGAGTGTCCATGGCCCTGCTGCTGAGCCATGTGCAGAGGCAGTTTTCATCTCTGGAGGAAAATAGGAGGCAAATACTCAGGAAGAACCAATGCAGACCTGCTCTGTGGAGAACCTCCCTGGTCCCTGCTGAGCAGGGCCCAGATTCATCTGCAGGGGGGGAAACAGCCTGGTTTGGTTAAACAGCATAGCAGGGAGCACTGCTgagctccacagccacctcctgctgcagcttccaGCAGGATCTGGGTTCTGTTTAGCCTCAGCTGATTTGGGGAGAAGCGCCTGGTCCTGTTCTCACAGAGGAAGGTTCCTGGTGGCGGGGTGGGGTGCCTTTTTTCACTGATTCAAGAGGAGTTTGCCTAAACAGGGATTGGAGAAGGTGGGAGCTCTATGGGGTCATGCCAAAGGCCAGCAGCGCAGCAGTTGCTCTTGCAATGCAAAATTTTGGTTGAACACTTCCAGATCTAGGCT
The DNA window shown above is from Lonchura striata isolate bLonStr1 chromosome 19, bLonStr1.mat, whole genome shotgun sequence and carries:
- the CHAD gene encoding chondroadherin — protein: MNGSGFLLTVLSLLACLVSTMQACPPSCHCHGGDLQHVICDNVGLKKIPKVPEQTRLLNLQRNNFPILPTNGFRDMKKLVSLHLQSSRIKEISTGAFRGLKSLVYLYLTDNQISVIKPGAFDDLSDLTYLYLDKNKIPDLPKGLLSPLVNLFILHLGSNKIQELKPGVFNGAKDLRWLFLSDNSLTNLLPGAMEDVENLAVLHLDKNQLSSYPVNAMSKLRVLEELKLSHNPIEVIPDNAFQSFGRYLQTLHLDNMKLKKFADNAFAGVTALKTAHVENNRLTQLPRNFPFDKMETLTISRNPWHCSCQLAPLRKWLKGNRTRAEDSCSTPAQYRGQPIRDTPALRSCKLPTKRSRKGSRH